Proteins encoded in a region of the Bicyclus anynana chromosome 9, ilBicAnyn1.1, whole genome shotgun sequence genome:
- the LOC112044776 gene encoding WASH complex subunit 4, translated as MRTDVDKEAGTYVLRSYGEFFKKQYQDYISLLEDESREDNKTFSPIQVVLESSELVPITDLVSSDNAVITKVLSVLTSLCVEIHDLKKEAFESHFKFLSVYDEYAQSDISAQMESICLLNTFLSRCNDTLNNLCCQIFAIFNEDIVNLNGIQWHFMINKIGEIFTLIVILEMLISRCTITSNWNNFRKTLKVYDTKHNDLGLDEEKLGALNGAVNNITAKLMNDDIIQSTLQNLLMLRKNYLSLKNCSVVTAEFTQYIKLAITNLDKLAQDKPSGDNLYKCIKINALFVLNTHLFGNNDKKTFKSLMELNTKAHSIFVIGTAIWFPEQFLQRFVPALCGNYNKLSQGMLKARQAYMSTKKMSLTKDIVSLQYICSQWALTVEEVFSKNNKLSAAEMTLHAKTIVDGLDVASNINYSVLSLINLHLSLGMPLTKQMLMSMFEIVDILKSLWNAVSRNYDQIINSMNMIIQHLTFQAVSSILEIKKTLISDKKYANKRLDELTCIVIAEQTIKGASTLERNIATNIALSFVPETTYIEDTYVKLGLLLEKIQIISDFPNSIKKHCNCSWLLWHHNIIPIYFEQNFSMQLQAIKLKYFLLALDDCVILLEETDKLFDFSRAAEFKNKLKVIFDEHVLKNISQNIETNLRLHIHSHLQLDVVDPLTHDMIKKILLLLDNLRLHNMYMSVMPCVEHYLSKTCYNLTTVVLSDWKTYGEMRQMAKLKFKVLTIQDNLPTQTLEQGLDVLEIMRNIHIFVSRYQYNLNNQIFIEKSSNNKHLNSINIRHIANSIRTHGTGIMNTTVNFTYQFLKNKFYIFSQFMYDEQIKSRLAKDLRNFKETSGENGNVYLYKNAEKFNKGIKVLGVVEDGQSYLDLFRDLISQIGNAMGYVRMIRSGGRHCCCDATAFLPNLEIRDFKGLCEQNALNEKTIHTADNLEDNINDLVTNFIQGTEYFKLLVEVFAPVFRNPKNVHLKNFFIIVPPLTLNFVEHMILSKDKMSKKNKAGAAFTDDGFAMGIAYILKLLDQDSSFESLHWFDSVWTHIKKERENINEQKSKGSVQLQQALALTEKKIKTLEDEYKLLYYSLTSARIFFR; from the exons ATGAGGACAGATGTGGACAAAGAAGCTGGTACATATGTTCTGAGAAGTTATGGAGAATTCTTTAAAAAGCAGTATCAAGACTATATATCTTTGTTGGAAGATGAAAGTAGAGAAGACAATAAAACATTCTCACCCATACAAGTTGTTTTGGAGTCTAGTGAACTTGTGCCAATTACAGATTTAGTTTCATCTGATAATGCTGTGATAACAAAAGTTTTAAGTGTGCTGACATCTCTGTGTGTGGAAAttcatgatttaaaaaaagaagcttTTGAAAG CCATTTCAAATTCCTGTCAGTATATGATGAATATGCTCAAAGTGACATATCTGCTCAAATGGAATCAATATGTCTATTGAACACATTTTTAAGTCGTTGCAATGACACACTGAACAACTTGTGCTGCcaaatatttgccatttttaaTGAAGACATTGTTAATTTGA ATGGAATTCAATGGCActttatgataaataaaattggtGAAATATTCACACTAATAGTAATTTTAGAAATGTTGATTTCAAGATGCACCATTACATCAAATTGGAATAATTTTCGCAAGACTCTAAAAGTGTATGACACAAAGCACAATGATCTGGGCTTAGATGAAGAAAAATTGGGAGCTTTAAATGGAGCTGTAAACAACATAACAGCAAAACTAATGAATGATGATATAATTCAAAGCACTTTACAAAATCTTCTTATGCTaagaaaaaattatttatcactAAAGAACTGTTCAGTTGTTACAGCGGAATTTACTCAATATATAAAACTCGCTATAACAAATCTGGACAAACTAGCTCAGGATAAACCTAGTGGTGACAATTTGTACAAATGCATTAAAATAAATGCTTTATTTGTTTTGAACACGCATCTTTTTGGAAATAATGACaaaaaaacctttaaaagttTAATGGAATTGAACACAAAG gcACACAGTATCTTCGTAATTGGGACAGCCATTTGGTTTCCTGAGCAATTTCTTCAAAGATTTGTTCCAGCCCTTTGTGGCAACTACAACAAACTATCACAAGGTATGCTTAAGGCGAGACAGGCTTATATGAGCACAAAAAAGATGTCTTTAACCAAAGATATTGTAAGCCTTCAATATATATGCTCCCAATGGGCATTGACAGTTGAAGAAGTTTTTTCCAAAAACAATAAGTTGAGTGCTGCAGAAATGACGCTTCATGCAAAAACCATTGTGGATGGCTTAGATGTGGcctcaaatataaattattcagttttatctttaataaatttacacCTTTCTCTGGGTATGCCATTAACAAAACAGATGTTGATGTCTATGTTTGAAATTGTGGATATCCTGAAGAGTTTGTGGAATGCTGTCAGTAGAAATTATGATCAGATTATAAATTCTATGAATATGATTATACAACATTTAACATTTCAAGCGGTTTCTtcaatacttgaaataaaaaagacaTTGATAAGTGACAAAAAGTATGCCAATAAGAGGTTGGATGAGCTTACTTGTATTGTAATTGCAGAACAAACTATAAAAGGAGCTTCAACCTTGGAACGCAATATAGCAACTAATATTGCACTCAGTTTTGTGCCTGAAACAACATATATTGAGGATACATATGTGAAATTAGGGTTATTGcttgaaaaaatacaaataatatctgACTTTCCTAACAGCATTAAGAAACATTGCAATTGTTCCTGGCTTCTATGGCATCACAATATAATTCCAAtatattttgaacaaaattttaGCATGCAATTACAAGCTATAAAGTTAAAGTATTTTCTACTGGCATTAGAtgattgtgttattttattagaaGAAACAGATAAACTGTTTGACTTTAGCAGAGCCGCTGAGTTTAAAAACAAACTCAAAGTGATATTTGATGAACATGTCCTGAAAAATATTAGTCAGAACATAGAAACAAATCTACGTTTACATATCCATTCCCATTTACAATTAGATGTTGTAGATCCTTTAACGCATGATATGATAAAAAAGATATTACTTCTGTTAGACAACCTTCGTCTGCACAATATGTACATGTCAGTAATGCCATGTGTAGAACATTATCTGTCAAAGACTTGTTATAATTTAACCACTGTTGTCTTGTCGGACTGGAAAACCTATGGTGAAATGCGCCAAATGGCTAAGCTCaagttcaaggtgttgacaataCAGGACAACCTTCCAACTCAAACTTTGGAACAAGGTTTAGATGTATTGGAAATTATGCGCAACATTCATATATTTGTTTCCAGATATCAATACAACCTcaacaatcaaatatttattgAGAAAAGTAGTAATAACAAACATTTGAACTCAATAAATATAAGGCATATAGCTAACTCAATAAGGACCCACGGAACTGGTATAATGAACACAACAGTGAATTTCACTTATcagtttttaaagaataaattttatatattctccCAGTTCATGTACGATGAACAGATCAAATCGCGACTCGCTAAAGATCTCAGGAATTTCAAAGAAACATCAGGAGAGAAtggaaatgtttatttatacaagaatgcggaaaaatttaacaaaggAATCAAAGTCTTAGGAGTTGTAGAAGATGGGCAAAGTTATTTGGATCTGTTTAGAGATCTTATTAGTCAAATAGGTAATGCAATGGGATATGTTCGCATGATTAGATCTGGCGGCAGACATTGTTGTTGCGATGCGACAGCGTTTCTTCCCAACCTTGAAATAAGAGATTTCAAAGGACTCTGTGAACAGAATGCTCTTAACgaaaaaactatacataccGCTGATAATTTAGAAGACAATATTAATGATCTTGTAACAAATTTCATTCAAGGcacagaatattttaaattacttgtaGAAGTATTTGCTCCTGTTTTCAGAAATCCTAAAAATGTACatttgaaaaactttttcaTTATTGTACCACCATTGACACTGAATTTTGTAGAACATATGATTTTGTCAAAAgataaaatgtcaaagaaaaataaagctGGAGCAGCCTTCACTGATGATGGCTTTGCGATGGGTATTGCTTATATCCTCAAATTGTTGGACCAG GACTCCAGTTTTGAGTCTCTTCACTGGTTTGATTCTGTATGGACTCACATAAAAAAGGAAAGAGAAAATATCAATGAGCAGAAAAGCAAAGGTTCTGTACAGTTGCAGCAAGCGTTAGCTCTTACAGAGAAGAAGATCAAGACTCTAGAAGATGAGTACAAGCTACTGTACTACAGCCTAACTAGTGCAAGAATATTCTTTAgatga